The Bos indicus x Bos taurus breed Angus x Brahman F1 hybrid chromosome 10, Bos_hybrid_MaternalHap_v2.0, whole genome shotgun sequence genome has a segment encoding these proteins:
- the METTL3 gene encoding N6-adenosine-methyltransferase catalytic subunit isoform X1 gives MSDTWSSIQAHKKQLDSLRERLQRRRKQDSGHLDLRNPEAALSPTFRSDSPVPAAPTSGGPKPSTASAVPELATDPELEKKLLHHLSDLSLTLPTDAVSIRLAISTPDAPATQDGVESLLQKFAAQELIEVKRSLLQDDAHPTLVTYADHSKLSAMMGAVAEKKGPGEVAGTIAGQKRRAEQDSTTAAAFTSSLASGLASSASEVAKEPTKKSRKHAASDVDLEIESLLNQQSTKEQQSKKVSQEILELLNTTTAKEQSIVEKFRSRGRAQVQEFCDYGTKEECMKASDADRPCRKLHFRRIINKHTDESLGDCSFLNTCFHMDTCKYVHYEIDACMDSEAPGSKDHTPSQELALTQSVGGDSSADRLFPPQWICCDIRYLDVSILGKFAVVMADPPWDIHMELPYGTLTDDEMRRLNIPVLQDDGFLFLWVTGRAMELGRECLNLWGYERVDEIIWVKTNQLQRIIRTGRTGHWLNHGKEHCLVGVKGNPQGFNQGLDCDVIVAEVRSTSHKPDEIYGMIERLSPGTRKIELFGRPHNVQPNWITLGNQLDGIHLLDPDVVARFKQRYPDGIISKPKNL, from the exons ATGTCGGACACGTGGAGCTCTATCCAGGCCCACAAAAAGCAGCTGGACTCACTGCGGGAGAGGCTGCAGCGGAGGCGGAAGCAGGACTCGGGGCACTTGG ATCTTCGGAATCCAGAGGCAGCACTGTCTCCAACCTTCCGTAGCGACAGCCCAGTACCTGCTGCACCCACTTCTGGTGGCCCTAAGCCCAGTACAGCTTCAGCAGTTCCTGAACTAGCTACAGACCCTGAATTAGAGAAGAAGTTGCTACACCACCTCTCTGATCTGTCACTAACATTGCCCACTGATGCTGTGTCCATCCGTCTTGCCATCTCCACG CCAGATGCCCCTGCCACTCAGGATGGGGTAGAAAGCCTCCTACAGAAGTTTGCGGCTCAGGAGTTGATCGAAGTAAAGCGAAGTCTCCTACAAGATGATGCACATCCCACTCTTGTGACCTATGCTGATCATTCCAAGCTCTCCGCCATGATGGGTGCTGTGGCAGAAAAGAAGGGCCCTGGGGAGGTAGCAGGGACTATTGCAGGGCAGAAGCGGCGTGCAGAGCAGGACTCCACCACAGCAGCTGCCTTTACTAGCTCTTTGGCCTCTGGTCTGGCCTCTTCAGCATCAGAAGTAGCCAAGGAGCCAAccaagaaatcaagaaaacatgCTGCCTCAGATGTTGATCTGGAGATAGAGAGCCTTCTTAACCAACAATCTACTAAGGAACAACAGAGCAAGAAG GTTAGTCAGGAGATCCTAGAGTTACTAAATACTACAACAGCCAAGGAACAATCCATTGTTGAAAAGTTTCGCTCACGAGGTCGGGCTCAAGTTCAAGAGTTCTGTGACTATGGAACCAAGGAGGAGTGTATGAAAGCCAGTGATGCTGACCGGCCCTGTCGAAAGCTGCACTTCAG ACGGATCATCAATAAACACACTGATGAGTCATTAGGAGACTGCTCTTTCCTTAACACATGTTTCCACATGGATACCTGCAAATATGTTCACTATGAAATTGATGCTTGCATGGATTCTGAGGCTCCTGGAAGCAAAGACCATACACCAAGCCAAGAGCTTGCCCTTACACAGAGCGTTGGAGGTGACTCCAGTGCAGATAGACTCTTCCCACCTCAG TGGATCTGTTGTGATATCCGCTACCTGGACGTCAGTATCTTGGGCAAGTTTGCAGTTGTGATGGCTGACCCACCCTGGGATATTCACATGGAGCTGCCCTATGGGACcctgacagatgatgagatgcgCAGGCTCAACATACCAGTACTGCAGGATGATGGCTTTCTCTTCCTCTGGGTCACAGGCAG GGCCATGGAGTTGGGCAGAGAATGTCTGAACCTCTGGGG TTATGAACGGGTAGATGAAATTATCTGGGTGAAGACAAATCAACTGCAGCGCATCATTCGAACAGGCCGTACAGGTCACTGGTTGAACCATGGGAAGGAACACTGCTTG GTTGGTGTCAAAGGAAATCCCCAAGGCTTCAACCAGGGTCTGGATTGTGATGTGATCGTAGCTGAG GTTCGTTCCACTAGTCATAAACCAGATGAAATCTATGGCATGATTGAAAGACTGTCCCCTGGCACTCGCAAGATTGAGTTATTTGGACGACCACACAATGTGCAACCCAACTG GATCACCCTTGGAAACCAACTGGATGGGATCCATCTACTAGACCCAGATGTGGTTGCCCGGTTCAAGCAAAGATATCCAGATGGTATCATCTCTAAACCTAAGAATCTATAG
- the TOX4 gene encoding TOX high mobility group box family member 4, with protein sequence MEFPGGNDNYLTITGPSHPFLSGAETFHTPSLGDEEFEIPPISLDSDPSLAVSDVVGHFDDLADPSSSQDGSFSAQYGVQTLDMPVGMTHGLMEQGGGLLSGGLTMDLDHSIGTQYSANPPVTIDVPMTDMTSGLMGHSQLTTIDQSELSSQLGLSLGGGTILPPAQSPEDRLSTTPSPTSSLHEDGVEEFRRQPPSQKTVVVEAGKKQKAPKKRKKKDPNEPQKPVSAYALFFRDTQAAIKGQNPNATFGEVSKIVASMWDSLGEEQKQVYKRKTEAAKKEYLKALAAYKDNQECQATVETVDMDPAPPSQTPSPPPVAAADPASPAPASTEPPALSPSIVVNSTLSSYVANQASSGAGGQPNITKLIITKQMLPSSITMSQGGMVTVIPATVVTSRGLQLGQTSTATIQPSQQAQIVTRSVLQAAAAAAASMQLPPPRLQPPPLQQMPQPPTQQQVTILQQPPPLQAMQQPPPQKFRINLQQQPPPLQVKIVPPPTLKMQTTLVPPPVESSPEQPVNNSPETHTVEETTPETICEMITDVVPEVESPSQMDVELVSGSPMTLSPQPRCVRSGCENPPVVSKDWDNEYCSNECVVKHCRDVFLAWVASRNSNTVVFVK encoded by the exons ACTTTCCACACACCAAGCCTGGGTGATGAGGAATTTGAAATCCCACCTATCTCCTTGGATTCCGATCCTTCATTGGCTGTCTCGGATGTGGTTGGCCACTTTGATGACCTGGCAGACCCTTCCTCCTCTCAGGATGGCAGCTTTTCAGCCCAGTATGGGGTCCAGACGTTGGACATGCCTGTGGGCATGACCCATGGCTTGATGGAGCAGGGCGGGGGGCTCCTGAGTGGGGGCTTGACCATG GACTTGGATCATTCTATAGGAACTCAGTATAGTGCCAACCCACCTGTTACAATTGATGTACCAATGACAGACATGACATCTGGCTTGATGGGGCATAGCCAGTTGACCACCATTGATCAGTCAGAACTGAGTTCTCAACTTGGTCTGAGCTTAGGGGGTGGCACCATCCTGCCACCTGCCCAGTCACCTGAGGATCGTCTTTCAACCACCCCTTCACCTACAAGTTCACTTCATGAGGATGGTGTTGAGGAATTCCGGAGG CAACCTCCCAGCCAGAAAACAGTTGTGGTGGAAGCAGGGAAAAAGCAGAAGgctccaaagaagagaaaaaagaaagatcctAATGAACCTCAAAAACCAGTTTCAGCATATGCTTTATTCTTTCGTGACACACAGGCTGCCATCAAGGGACAGAATCCCAATGCCACTTTTGGGGAGGTTTCAAAAATTGTGGCTTCTATGTGGGACAGTCTTGGAGAAGAGCAAAAACAG GTATATAAGAGGAAAACTGAAGCTGCCAAGAAAGAGTATCTGAAGGCTTTGGCTGCTTATAAAGATAATCAAGAGTGTCAG gCCACTGTGGAAACTGTGGACATGGACCCAGCGCCACCATCACAGACTCCTTCTCCacctcctgtggctgctgctgaccCAGCATCTCCAGCACCAGCCTCAACAGAGCCCCCTGCCCTGTCTCCTTCCATTGTTGTCAATTCCACTCTTTCATCCTATGTGGCAAACCAGGCATCTTCTGGGGCTGGGGGTCAGCCCAATATTACCAAGTTGATTATTACCAAACAGATGTTGCCCTCTTCTATTACTATGTCTCAAGGCGGGATGGTTACTGTTATCCCAGCCACAGTGGTGACCTCTCGGGGTCTCCAACTTGGCCAAACCAGTACAGCTACTATCCAGCCCAGTCAACAAGCCCAGATTGTCACTCGATCGGTGTtgcaggcagcagcagcagcagcagcttctatgCAACTACCTCCACCCCGACTACAGCCCCCTCCACTACAGCAGATGCCTCAACCCCCCACTCAGCAGCAAGTAACCATTCTCCAACAGCCTCCCCCACTCCAGGCCATGCAACAGCCTCCACCTCAGAAATTTCGAATCAACCTACAGCAACAGCCACCTCCACTACAGGTCAAGATTGTGCCTCCACCCACTCTGAAAATGCAGACTACCTTAGTTCCACCACCTGTAGAAAGTAGTCCAGAGCAGCCTGTGAACAACAGCCCTGAGACCCATACAGTGGAGGAGACCACTCCTGAGACAATCTGTGAAATGATCACAGATGTAGTTCCTGAG GTTGAGTCTCCTTctcaaatggatgttgaattggTGAGTGGGTCTCCCATGACACTTTCACCCCAGCCTCGATGTGTGAGGTCCGGCTGTGAAAACCCTCCCGTTGTGAGTAAGGACTGGGACAATGAGTACTGCAGCAATGAGTGCGTGGTGAAGCACTGCAG ggatGTCTTCTTGGCCTGGGTAGCCTCTAGAAACTCAAACACAGTGGTGTTTGTGAAATAG
- the METTL3 gene encoding N6-adenosine-methyltransferase catalytic subunit isoform X2 — translation MSDTWSSIQAHKKQLDSLRERLQRRRKQDSGHLDLRNPEAALSPTFRSDSPVPAAPTSGGPKPSTASAVPELATDPELEKKLLHHLSDLSLTLPTDAVSIRLAISTPDAPATQDGVESLLQKFAAQELIEVKRSLLQDDAHPTLVTYADHSKLSAMMGAVAEKKGPGEVAGTIAGQKRRAEQDSTTAAAFTSSLASGLASSASEVAKEPTKKSRKHAASDVDLEIESLLNQQSTKEQQSKKVSQEILELLNTTTAKEQSIVEKFRSRGRAQVQEFCDYGTKEECMKASDADRPCRKLHFRRIINKHTDESLGDCSFLNTCFHMDTCKYVHYEIDACMDSEAPGSKDHTPSQELALTQSVGGDSSADRLFPPQWICCDIRYLDVSILGKFAVVMADPPWDIHMELPYGTLTDDEMRRLNIPVLQDDGFLFLWVTGRAMELGRECLNLWGYERVDEIIWVKTNQLQRIIRTGRTGHWLNHGKEHCLVGVKGNPQGFNQGLDCDVIVAEDHPWKPTGWDPSTRPRCGCPVQAKISRWYHL, via the exons ATGTCGGACACGTGGAGCTCTATCCAGGCCCACAAAAAGCAGCTGGACTCACTGCGGGAGAGGCTGCAGCGGAGGCGGAAGCAGGACTCGGGGCACTTGG ATCTTCGGAATCCAGAGGCAGCACTGTCTCCAACCTTCCGTAGCGACAGCCCAGTACCTGCTGCACCCACTTCTGGTGGCCCTAAGCCCAGTACAGCTTCAGCAGTTCCTGAACTAGCTACAGACCCTGAATTAGAGAAGAAGTTGCTACACCACCTCTCTGATCTGTCACTAACATTGCCCACTGATGCTGTGTCCATCCGTCTTGCCATCTCCACG CCAGATGCCCCTGCCACTCAGGATGGGGTAGAAAGCCTCCTACAGAAGTTTGCGGCTCAGGAGTTGATCGAAGTAAAGCGAAGTCTCCTACAAGATGATGCACATCCCACTCTTGTGACCTATGCTGATCATTCCAAGCTCTCCGCCATGATGGGTGCTGTGGCAGAAAAGAAGGGCCCTGGGGAGGTAGCAGGGACTATTGCAGGGCAGAAGCGGCGTGCAGAGCAGGACTCCACCACAGCAGCTGCCTTTACTAGCTCTTTGGCCTCTGGTCTGGCCTCTTCAGCATCAGAAGTAGCCAAGGAGCCAAccaagaaatcaagaaaacatgCTGCCTCAGATGTTGATCTGGAGATAGAGAGCCTTCTTAACCAACAATCTACTAAGGAACAACAGAGCAAGAAG GTTAGTCAGGAGATCCTAGAGTTACTAAATACTACAACAGCCAAGGAACAATCCATTGTTGAAAAGTTTCGCTCACGAGGTCGGGCTCAAGTTCAAGAGTTCTGTGACTATGGAACCAAGGAGGAGTGTATGAAAGCCAGTGATGCTGACCGGCCCTGTCGAAAGCTGCACTTCAG ACGGATCATCAATAAACACACTGATGAGTCATTAGGAGACTGCTCTTTCCTTAACACATGTTTCCACATGGATACCTGCAAATATGTTCACTATGAAATTGATGCTTGCATGGATTCTGAGGCTCCTGGAAGCAAAGACCATACACCAAGCCAAGAGCTTGCCCTTACACAGAGCGTTGGAGGTGACTCCAGTGCAGATAGACTCTTCCCACCTCAG TGGATCTGTTGTGATATCCGCTACCTGGACGTCAGTATCTTGGGCAAGTTTGCAGTTGTGATGGCTGACCCACCCTGGGATATTCACATGGAGCTGCCCTATGGGACcctgacagatgatgagatgcgCAGGCTCAACATACCAGTACTGCAGGATGATGGCTTTCTCTTCCTCTGGGTCACAGGCAG GGCCATGGAGTTGGGCAGAGAATGTCTGAACCTCTGGGG TTATGAACGGGTAGATGAAATTATCTGGGTGAAGACAAATCAACTGCAGCGCATCATTCGAACAGGCCGTACAGGTCACTGGTTGAACCATGGGAAGGAACACTGCTTG GTTGGTGTCAAAGGAAATCCCCAAGGCTTCAACCAGGGTCTGGATTGTGATGTGATCGTAGCTGAG GATCACCCTTGGAAACCAACTGGATGGGATCCATCTACTAGACCCAGATGTGGTTGCCCGGTTCAAGCAAAGATATCCAGATGGTATCATCTCTAA